AACAGCCACTCTGTACCCACCAAAGACGCGATGAGGTCACTGGGCGTTGATGCCGTCGATCCGATGGGAGAAAAGCGGAGGGGATAATCCGAGGCATCGCTGTAAATCAACAACGAGTCTCCCTCTTTTTCAAATCGCGTTGCAGACTGAAGCACTAAAAAGAACTGGGATTCCTGATTCATCACCGCAGGTTCACACATCGCCATCGTTGCCCCAATAGGACTGAGGCTGAGGGTGTTGCCGTCTACGGTCATGCCTGCAAAGTAGCCGTTACAGCCCCCTTTACCGACAATGCGATCGCTCGATTCAACGGTTAACGTCGTTTGAATATCTGCAGAAACAGGGCTACCGTTTAATTCGTCGAGTTGCCATTCCGTGCCGATTAAGTCGTTGATCATGAGACCTGGAGCTGTATTGCTAGGGGGAATTTGACTGCTGGAGGAGGTTTGCACAAACCGCAGGGGTCTTCTCTGTCCATCGCTGAAGATGCGGAGCGTGCGGCCTCGCTGAACGAACCGAGTTGCGGTTTGGAGAGATGCCAAAAACTGGGTTTCCTGATCCATAATCAATGGTTCGCAGGCCATCATTGTTGACCCGGCTTGTCCTACCGTGAGGGCGTTGCCATCAACGGTAATGGGCGCAAAGTAACGATTGCAGCCGCCACTTCCGACAATGCGATCGCTCGATTCAACCATCAATGTCGTTTGCACCTGATCGGAAACCGGACTGCCATTTAGACGAGTCAATTGCCAATCTGTCCCTACTAGATTTTCGATTGAGGTCGAGGGCTGTCTACCATGCTCAGCACACCACTGTTCTTTCTCTGGCGTCCACACTTCCCGTGTCCGGCAATTGTAGGGAGGTCGCTCCTGAGCAGCGGCCACCTTGGGCAAACTCACTGCTCCCGCTACGCTCAGTCCTAATACCAGCATCATCAACGCCCGATTTCGATTCATCATCGCTCCTAGCACCACCTTGGGTTACAAAAGGTGCCTGGGTGGTCGCTCCATCAGATTCGCGTGGGGCGATCGCACACCAGAACATCCAGATTTCTATCCTGCTTTCATCCTAAAGGGAATTTCCCCGCTACCCGTCCTCGTTTCAAAAATTGACACCGGAAAACGCCCATTCCGTTCCCGGTAGAGTAAACAAGCGATCGCCTCCACCAGATGTGTTGTAGGATTGGAAAAATTGCGGAGCGATCGCCCGTGGTCAACCTTGATGAAAAACCGATCCTCAAAGCACCGATCCTGCGCCCCTACCAGCTTGAGTTAATTCGGGATCTCTACCTCAAAATTCAGCAGGGACATCGCCGCATTGCCATCATTGCTGGGACAGGTGCGGGAAAGACCGTGATTGGAGGTCGCATCTGTGCCGATATAGAGTCGCGCGGCTGTCGGCTCATGTTTCTCGTCCATCTTGATGTCCTGGTGGGGCAGACCTACGAAAAGATGCGCTCCTTTGGGCTGCACTGCGGATTTATTAAAGCCGGATGGAAAGAAGACCCCAATGCCCCCATCCAGATTGCTAGTGTGCAAACGATGGCAAAGCGCGACTGGTGGCAAACCTGGCACGCGGATGTGGTGTTTTACGACGAAGCCCATACGACGGTGTTCAGTCAGGTCGGGCAACAGGTGATCTACGAAACCCATCCCAAGGCGATCCATTTGGCGATGACCGCTACTCCCTACCGTCTGGGCAAAGATCAGTTGGGCGATCACATGGATACCCTGGTGTACTCCCCGGTGCCGTCGGAGTTACAGAAAATGGGTTTCCTCTCCACGATGAAGTATTTTGGGATGCCCAAGGGAACCCAGGTCAATTTGGATGGAGTGCGGACGGTTGCTGGAGATTACGACGAACGAGACTTGAAAAATGCGTGCGATCGCCCCGAATTGATTGAACGCATTATCGAAGAATGGAAACGACTGACCCCCGGAAAACGCACGATCGCCTTTTGCGTAGATATTGAACATGCGCGGCACGTCTCTGAGGGATTTACAGCCGCAGGAATTCCGTCCGCCGTTGTCGAAGGGGGGACGCCGATCAAGGAGCGCCAAAAACTCTATGCTCAGTTAAAAACAGGCGAGATCTTGGTATTGACCTCGTGCAATGTGATTAGCATTGGTTTTGACGAACCGAGCGTAGAGGTGGGTCTATTACTCCGTCCGACTCAATCCAGAGCGCTCCACCACCAGCAGATCGGACGGGTGATGCGGATCTCTCCGGCAACCGGGAAACAGTTTGGCATTATTCTCGATCAGGCCGGAAATCTGCAACGACTCGGTTTCCCGGAAGATATCAAGTCCTACACCTTGCCCACCCAAAAAGAGTCCAATCCGAGTGCGTCTACTCCGGCAAAGCAATGTCCCCAGTGCAACCGTCTGATATGGTCATTTCTGCTGCAATGTCCGGGCTGTGGTCATACTTGGGAATCGGAAACCGAGGTTCTTACGGATAACTTAGTGGAGTTGTTGAGCAAAGAACAATTGCGCCAACTCCTGGCTCAAAAGATGGTGCATTTCTTGCGCCAACAACGTCCCAAAGATTACCGCGATGGAGCCTCATCTAACTGGACAAAACGCAAGTTCTACGATCGCTTTGGTTGTCAGCCGGATTCCGCATGGTTTAGAGGATTAATCTTTGGACAGTCTCCGACGTTGGAGCAGAAAATAGAGTATCGAGATCACCTGATGGCGATCGCCCGCAAACAGGGTAAACCGATTACTTGGGTAATTGAAGAATTTCAAATGGAGTTCGGGAAAGAGGGGTGGCAATCCGTATTTAAGATGTAGAGAGGGGATTTGCGCCCGTGGAGTATGGGAGGTGGGAGGTATGAGATTTAGACCACGACGATTCTTGGCGATCGCTCTCTTATTAGGAGTAGGCGCAACGATCTATGTCAGCACCCAACCTCGCGGTCGGAGACAGCCCCAAATGTTCTCGGCCATTACCTCGCGCTTTCAGAAGAAGCCCGTTGTCGTGATTAATCCAGCGGCGATCGCCCAAGCTCCAGTCCTGAATCCAGAACGCTTCACGGCCTCTCCGGGTGATCCCAACGTTCTGCGCGACTATGACCCACTGACCCCCATTCCCCAGATTGGTAGCGTAACGGTGCGCGGTACGCTGGACGAGGCGACCGATGGCTCCACTATTGAAGACTGCCCGACCAATACCGACCTGTACGCCGTTGCCGAAAGTACGAGTTATCAGATTCAGGTCTGCTCTGCTGAAGGGAATCCGCAACTCCCGAAATATTTTGTGGCGCAGGCGCAGGATGGCAGTGGTACGGTTCGGATCACGAATGAAGAAGTAGACTCTGCACGCCAACTCATTTTTAAGGGCGATCGCGACTGGTATAGTCTCTATCGCGATAGTGCCCACCCAGAAATTACCAACGCCTATTTAGAAATCTACACACCGGACGGTCGCACCTATGCGGAGGCTCTGCTGTCTATCCACGAAAGAGAGTATTCTACTAGTCCTTAACATGCTTCGAAGCTATTGCTAGATGCCCAATCCTAGGGGTGGCATGTTCCGTTCTGATAGTGCTGCCGCTACAATGAATTCACCCCAAGCGTTAGGAGTTGAGTGTCCTGAAATCCAGACCTGAGCCATAGAGTTGAAGTCAGTGGCAAAGACGGCTTCAGACTCAATGCTCCCGAATTTTTACGTGAATTGTTTTAGGGCGTAGTCACAATCTATCTTGTGCAAGGAATCCTGCAAATCCAAATTACAACTCGTCAGGTTTACGAAGTATTGGTAGTCGATATGGAAGGTCGGCTAGACTCCAAATCGGTGGGCTATGGCAATGACGAAATGGTAAAGATTGTTCAGGGCAATTATAAAAAGTGCTCGTCAACCTTGAAAAGCTTGACTTCATAACCAGTGCTGGTTTGCGGGTGTTGCTACTTGCATCGAAATTGCTG
This portion of the Synechococcales cyanobacterium T60_A2020_003 genome encodes:
- a CDS encoding META domain-containing protein, which codes for MMNRNRALMMLVLGLSVAGAVSLPKVAAAQERPPYNCRTREVWTPEKEQWCAEHGRQPSTSIENLVGTDWQLTRLNGSPVSDQVQTTLMVESSDRIVGSGGCNRYFAPITVDGNALTVGQAGSTMMACEPLIMDQETQFLASLQTATRFVQRGRTLRIFSDGQRRPLRFVQTSSSSQIPPSNTAPGLMINDLIGTEWQLDELNGSPVSADIQTTLTVESSDRIVGKGGCNGYFAGMTVDGNTLSLSPIGATMAMCEPAVMNQESQFFLVLQSATRFEKEGDSLLIYSDASDYPLRFSPIGSTASTPSDLIASLVGTEWL
- a CDS encoding DEAD/DEAH box helicase, producing MCCRIGKIAERSPVVNLDEKPILKAPILRPYQLELIRDLYLKIQQGHRRIAIIAGTGAGKTVIGGRICADIESRGCRLMFLVHLDVLVGQTYEKMRSFGLHCGFIKAGWKEDPNAPIQIASVQTMAKRDWWQTWHADVVFYDEAHTTVFSQVGQQVIYETHPKAIHLAMTATPYRLGKDQLGDHMDTLVYSPVPSELQKMGFLSTMKYFGMPKGTQVNLDGVRTVAGDYDERDLKNACDRPELIERIIEEWKRLTPGKRTIAFCVDIEHARHVSEGFTAAGIPSAVVEGGTPIKERQKLYAQLKTGEILVLTSCNVISIGFDEPSVEVGLLLRPTQSRALHHQQIGRVMRISPATGKQFGIILDQAGNLQRLGFPEDIKSYTLPTQKESNPSASTPAKQCPQCNRLIWSFLLQCPGCGHTWESETEVLTDNLVELLSKEQLRQLLAQKMVHFLRQQRPKDYRDGASSNWTKRKFYDRFGCQPDSAWFRGLIFGQSPTLEQKIEYRDHLMAIARKQGKPITWVIEEFQMEFGKEGWQSVFKM